In Vanessa cardui chromosome 8, ilVanCard2.1, whole genome shotgun sequence, the following are encoded in one genomic region:
- the LOC124531761 gene encoding electron transfer flavoprotein regulatory factor 1, translating into MSQPQRRAVLNLYKTLLFLGRDWPQGYELFRKRLHNVFLRNSEETDSKKIDMMLKHGQFVVKEIEALYKLKKYRAMKRRYYDDN; encoded by the exons atgtcacAGCCACAGAGAAGGGCGGTTTTGAATCTTTACAAAACG CTGTTATTTTTAGGAAGAGATTGGCCACAGGGTTACGAATTATTTAGAAAACGTTTACATAATGTTTTTCTTAGAAATAGTGAGGAAACTGATTCAAAGAAAATTGATATGATGTTGAAACATGGTCAATTCGTCGTTAAGGAAATTGAAGCTCTTTATAAGTTGAAAAAGTACAGAGCAATGAAACGAAGATATTATgatgacaattaa